One genomic region from Gammaproteobacteria bacterium encodes:
- a CDS encoding response regulator transcription factor translates to MERLDAVTNQPEVESRDASDPPPRVLVVEDEADIAALVAYQLTRDGLRVETVSRGTSALSSIDREMPDIVVLDRLLPGESGDEVLRTIRRRAATRHLPVLMLTAKREQEDRIEGLEMGADDYLTKPFSPRELILRVRSILRRARSTHTGGAGQILRAGPLAIDLTGHQVTLDGRELNLTPTEFRLLRVLVERRGRTQSRRQLLESAWEVGPGVSGYIHTRTVDMHIRRLRTKLEEVGDWVETVRGFGYQFRLPDAEG, encoded by the coding sequence GTGGAACGACTTGACGCGGTGACGAATCAGCCGGAGGTCGAATCCCGCGATGCGTCCGATCCCCCGCCACGCGTGCTCGTGGTCGAGGATGAAGCCGACATCGCGGCGCTGGTTGCGTACCAGCTGACCCGCGACGGGCTGCGGGTGGAAACGGTGTCGAGGGGGACCTCGGCGCTCTCTTCCATCGACCGCGAGATGCCGGACATCGTCGTCCTGGACCGCCTGCTTCCGGGGGAGTCGGGCGACGAGGTCCTGCGCACCATTCGCCGCAGGGCCGCGACCCGCCACCTGCCCGTGCTCATGCTCACCGCCAAGCGCGAGCAGGAGGACCGCATCGAGGGGCTGGAGATGGGTGCGGACGACTACCTCACCAAGCCCTTCAGCCCGCGCGAGCTGATTCTGCGGGTGCGCTCCATTCTGCGGCGCGCCCGGTCCACCCACACCGGCGGCGCGGGACAGATCCTGCGCGCAGGTCCCCTCGCCATCGACCTGACCGGCCACCAGGTGACCCTCGACGGCCGCGAACTGAACCTGACGCCCACGGAGTTCCGGCTGCTTCGGGTGCTGGTCGAGCGCCGCGGGCGAACCCAGAGCCGCCGGCAATTGCTTGAGTCCGCCTGGGAGGTGGGGCCCGGAGTGTCCGGCTATATCCACACGCGCACGGTGGACATGCACATCCGCCGGCTGCGCACCAAGCTCGAGGAGGTGGGCGACTGGGTCGAGACCGTGCGCGGCTTTGGCTATCAGTTCCGGCTTCCCGACGCGGAGGGATAG